From a single Polynucleobacter asymbioticus QLW-P1DMWA-1 genomic region:
- the aceF gene encoding dihydrolipoyllysine-residue acetyltransferase — translation MSQIIEIKVPDIGDYKDVPVIEVLVKPGDQVEKEQSIVVLESDKATMDVPSSHSGIVKEVKVKVGDNLSEGSVVIMLEEGAAAAAPTPTASAPAPVAVEASSGGAPIEIKVPDIGDYKDVPVIEVLVKAGDKVEKEQSIVVLESDKATMDVPSSHAGIVKEVKVKVGDNLSEGSVVVILEGGSAVATPPAVSSAAPAPAATKAVAVEPPIARAPAPPPVSNTPAPIDAALSHASPSVRKFARELGVTITQVKGSGPKGRITQEDVQAFVKAAMSGGAGNPAAAPSGDSLGGLNIIPWPKVDFAKFGEIERQPLNRIKKLTAANLGRNWIMIPAVTYHEDADITDLEAFRVLTNKENEKKGVKITMLAFLMKAAVAALKKYPEFNSSLDGDDLILKKYFNIGFAADTPTGLVVPVIKDVDKKGIFDLAKETSDLAALARDGKLKPEQMQGASFTISSLGGIGGTYFSPIVNAPEVAILGVSKAAMKPVWDGKQFVPRLICPLSLSADHRVIDGALATRFNVYIAQLLADFRRASL, via the coding sequence ATGAGTCAAATAATCGAAATTAAAGTTCCCGATATTGGTGATTACAAAGACGTTCCAGTCATTGAAGTTCTGGTTAAGCCTGGTGATCAAGTAGAGAAAGAGCAATCTATTGTTGTTCTTGAGTCCGATAAAGCCACGATGGATGTTCCTTCTTCTCACTCTGGAATTGTGAAAGAAGTGAAGGTCAAGGTTGGCGATAACCTTTCTGAGGGATCGGTTGTGATCATGTTGGAGGAGGGCGCTGCTGCAGCCGCACCAACTCCAACAGCAAGTGCGCCAGCACCCGTTGCGGTCGAGGCTAGTTCGGGCGGAGCGCCAATCGAAATTAAAGTTCCCGATATCGGTGATTACAAAGACGTTCCAGTCATTGAAGTTCTGGTTAAGGCTGGTGACAAAGTTGAAAAAGAACAATCCATTGTTGTTCTAGAATCTGATAAAGCAACGATGGATGTTCCTTCTTCTCACGCTGGAATTGTGAAAGAAGTGAAGGTCAAAGTTGGCGACAACCTTTCTGAGGGGTCGGTTGTAGTGATCTTAGAGGGAGGCTCTGCAGTTGCTACTCCACCAGCAGTGTCTTCTGCAGCTCCTGCTCCTGCTGCGACTAAAGCGGTAGCAGTAGAGCCGCCAATTGCTCGGGCTCCGGCACCTCCTCCGGTGAGCAATACGCCGGCTCCAATAGATGCCGCATTGAGTCACGCCAGTCCTTCTGTTCGTAAGTTCGCTCGCGAACTCGGTGTCACTATCACCCAGGTAAAAGGATCTGGTCCTAAAGGCCGCATTACTCAGGAAGACGTCCAGGCATTTGTTAAAGCGGCTATGAGTGGTGGCGCTGGTAATCCTGCTGCTGCACCCAGTGGTGATAGTTTGGGTGGACTCAATATTATTCCTTGGCCTAAAGTTGATTTCGCTAAGTTTGGTGAGATCGAGCGTCAACCATTAAATCGCATTAAGAAACTCACTGCTGCCAATCTCGGCCGTAACTGGATCATGATTCCTGCTGTGACATATCACGAAGATGCGGATATCACTGATTTAGAAGCATTCCGAGTATTGACTAATAAAGAGAATGAAAAGAAGGGTGTCAAAATTACGATGCTCGCCTTCTTAATGAAGGCTGCAGTAGCTGCCTTGAAAAAATACCCAGAATTTAATAGTTCCTTGGATGGTGATGATTTGATATTGAAGAAGTATTTCAATATTGGTTTTGCTGCTGATACCCCTACCGGTTTAGTGGTGCCTGTCATTAAAGACGTAGATAAAAAAGGTATCTTTGATTTAGCTAAAGAAACTTCTGACTTGGCCGCCTTGGCCCGTGATGGCAAGCTGAAACCCGAGCAAATGCAAGGTGCTAGCTTCACTATTTCCTCTTTAGGAGGTATCGGCGGTACCTATTTCTCCCCGATCGTGAATGCGCCAGAAGTGGCTATTTTAGGTGTGAGTAAGGCTGCTATGAAGCCAGTATGGGACGGTAAGCAATTTGTCCCACGCCTGATTTGCCCATTGTCATTATCTGCAGATCATCGTGTGATTGATGGCGCCTTAGCGACACGTTTTAACGTGTACATTGCTCAACTTTTAGCCGACTTCCGTCGCGCTAGTCTGTAA
- the lpdA gene encoding dihydrolipoyl dehydrogenase has product MAKQTILVPDIGDYSDVPVIEVLVKVGDVIEKEQPLLVLESDKATMEVPADASGTITSITVKLGDKVSKGSVIAEIEASAGAAKPAPAVAPIAAPAPAAVSAPVAAPKAGQHSGKVDHECEVLVLGAGPGGYSAAFRSADLGMNTIIVERYATLGGVCLNVGCIPSKALLHTTSVMDEVKTMAKHGITFGAPKIEIDQLRGYKDSVIAKLTGGLAGMAKARKVKVVRGLGRFLDANHVEVELTDGTGQDLTGKKEVVHFQKAIIAAGSQPVKLPFLPEDPRIVDSTGALLLKSIPKRMLVIGGGIIGLEMATVYSTLGSRIDIAEMMDGLMAGADRDLEKVWEKFNAGRFEKIMLKTRAAKAEVKPDGIQVTFEGENAPAEPQTYDLVLVAVGRTPNGKKIDAGLAGVQVDERGFISVDKQMRTNVPNIFAIGDLVGQPMLAHKAVHEGHVAAEAAFGEKSYFDAKQIPSVAYTDPEVAWAGLTEEQCKSQGIAYEKGLFPWAASGRAIANGRDEGFTKLIFDANTHRIIGGGIVGTHAGDLIGEVCLAIEMGADAVDIGKTIHPHPTLGESVGLAAEAAHGHCTDLPPVKKKS; this is encoded by the coding sequence ATGGCTAAGCAAACAATCCTCGTTCCAGATATTGGTGACTACTCAGATGTGCCAGTGATTGAAGTGCTGGTCAAGGTTGGAGATGTGATTGAAAAAGAGCAGCCTCTATTAGTTCTTGAATCAGATAAAGCAACTATGGAAGTGCCGGCAGATGCCAGTGGAACGATTACTAGTATTACAGTGAAATTGGGCGACAAAGTGAGCAAGGGTTCTGTCATCGCTGAAATTGAAGCCAGCGCTGGTGCAGCCAAGCCCGCTCCTGCCGTAGCGCCTATCGCGGCTCCAGCGCCAGCCGCAGTTTCTGCTCCAGTAGCAGCACCCAAGGCAGGGCAACACAGCGGTAAAGTCGATCATGAGTGCGAAGTATTGGTCCTTGGTGCTGGCCCCGGTGGCTACAGCGCAGCCTTCCGTAGTGCTGATCTTGGTATGAACACCATCATCGTAGAGCGCTACGCCACATTAGGCGGTGTGTGTTTGAACGTGGGTTGTATTCCATCAAAAGCATTACTGCATACCACCTCTGTAATGGATGAAGTAAAAACCATGGCTAAACATGGCATCACTTTTGGCGCACCAAAGATTGAAATTGATCAACTGCGTGGCTACAAAGATTCTGTCATTGCAAAACTCACTGGTGGTTTAGCTGGTATGGCTAAGGCGCGTAAGGTAAAAGTGGTACGTGGCTTAGGTCGATTCTTGGATGCAAACCATGTTGAGGTGGAGCTTACTGATGGCACAGGCCAAGACTTAACTGGAAAAAAAGAAGTAGTGCACTTTCAGAAGGCCATCATTGCTGCTGGTAGTCAGCCAGTGAAATTACCTTTCTTGCCAGAAGATCCGCGTATTGTCGATAGCACTGGCGCACTCTTGCTTAAAAGTATTCCTAAAAGAATGCTGGTGATAGGCGGTGGCATCATTGGTTTAGAAATGGCAACTGTCTACAGTACTCTTGGCTCTCGTATTGATATTGCCGAGATGATGGATGGTTTGATGGCGGGTGCTGATCGCGATTTGGAGAAGGTCTGGGAGAAGTTCAATGCTGGACGCTTTGAAAAAATCATGCTCAAGACCCGTGCAGCTAAAGCTGAGGTAAAGCCTGACGGGATTCAAGTCACTTTCGAGGGTGAAAATGCACCAGCTGAGCCACAAACATACGATCTCGTATTGGTTGCGGTGGGTCGTACACCAAACGGCAAGAAGATTGACGCTGGTTTAGCGGGTGTGCAAGTAGACGAGCGCGGCTTTATTTCTGTTGATAAGCAAATGCGAACTAATGTTCCTAATATTTTTGCTATCGGTGATTTGGTTGGTCAGCCGATGTTGGCTCATAAAGCGGTGCATGAAGGTCACGTTGCAGCGGAAGCAGCCTTTGGTGAGAAGTCTTACTTCGATGCCAAGCAAATTCCATCAGTTGCCTACACTGATCCAGAGGTTGCTTGGGCAGGTTTGACTGAAGAACAATGCAAGTCTCAAGGTATCGCTTATGAAAAGGGCTTATTCCCTTGGGCGGCTAGTGGACGTGCCATTGCCAATGGACGAGATGAAGGTTTCACAAAACTCATTTTTGATGCCAACACCCACCGCATTATTGGTGGCGGTATAGTTGGAACGCATGCTGGCGATCTCATTGGTGAAGTATGTTTGGCGATCGAGATGGGTGCTGATGCGGTAGATATTGGTAAAACCATTCATCCACACCCCACACTTGGTGAATCTGTTGGCCTGGCTGCTGAAGCCGCACATGGCCACTGCACAGACTTACCACCGGTGAAGAAAAAGTCTTAA
- a CDS encoding phasin family protein, protein MNLTPEQIAAAQKANLETLSGLTNQALQSIEKLVELNLAIAKQSLSDSVNNAKKALEVKDIQQLLAHQAETVQPIAEKIISYSRHLYELAHETQESFTKSAEKEFQAGQEKMNALVEEWTKNAPAGSDVAVQALKQAIASANNVYETSQKAVKHAVEVAQTNINTATDAVAKTTSAASKASKKK, encoded by the coding sequence ATGAACTTAACGCCAGAACAAATTGCAGCAGCGCAAAAAGCCAATTTAGAAACCTTAAGCGGCTTAACGAACCAAGCTTTGCAAAGTATTGAGAAATTAGTTGAACTCAATTTGGCCATCGCCAAACAAAGTTTGAGCGACAGTGTGAACAACGCAAAGAAGGCTCTTGAGGTAAAAGATATTCAACAGCTTCTCGCTCATCAAGCCGAGACAGTGCAGCCAATCGCTGAAAAAATTATTTCGTATAGCCGCCATCTTTATGAATTAGCGCATGAAACTCAAGAGAGTTTTACTAAATCTGCAGAAAAAGAATTTCAAGCAGGCCAAGAAAAAATGAATGCCCTTGTTGAAGAGTGGACCAAGAACGCACCAGCTGGCTCTGATGTGGCTGTTCAAGCCCTCAAGCAAGCAATCGCTTCCGCTAACAATGTATATGAAACAAGTCAAAAGGCAGTAAAGCATGCAGTTGAGGTTGCGCAAACCAACATCAATACTGCAACCGATGCCGTTGCCAAAACAACTAGCGCTGCTAGCAAAGCAAGCAAGAAGAAGTGA
- a CDS encoding DMT family transporter, producing MKLSLDNATAPIFVLIWSTGFVIARLAMPYVEPATFLFWRFAGVLTAMAILNLIWRITWPSRSQIGHIAVAGTLLQFGYLMGVWFAVRLGMTAGLVAIIVGLQPILTAWFAAWISEKVSPRQWFGLAFGFAGVALVVAEKIGFNHIPFVSFVLAFIALLSITFGTLYQKKYCPVFDLRAGSSIQFGVSAVLSFFCMYFFETGVMVWNASVIGALLWAIFPLSIGSISLLFMMIRKGAATKVTSLLYLTPPTTALMAWFLFKEPFTVLMAIGLCLTMTGVVLVNARQPNTVATIAE from the coding sequence ATGAAACTCAGCCTAGATAATGCAACAGCCCCTATATTTGTGCTGATATGGAGTACTGGGTTTGTGATTGCCCGCTTGGCGATGCCTTATGTTGAGCCTGCAACGTTTCTATTTTGGCGTTTTGCTGGGGTTCTTACGGCGATGGCTATCCTCAATCTCATATGGCGCATCACTTGGCCAAGTCGGTCGCAAATAGGCCATATAGCTGTTGCTGGAACCTTGCTGCAATTTGGCTATTTGATGGGTGTCTGGTTTGCGGTCAGGCTTGGCATGACCGCTGGGTTGGTTGCCATTATTGTTGGCCTGCAGCCTATCTTGACTGCTTGGTTTGCAGCTTGGATCTCCGAAAAAGTGTCACCGCGTCAGTGGTTCGGTTTGGCATTCGGTTTTGCGGGCGTTGCTTTAGTGGTTGCTGAAAAAATTGGTTTTAACCATATTCCTTTTGTTAGCTTCGTTTTGGCATTCATAGCGCTTTTGTCGATCACGTTTGGAACTCTCTATCAGAAAAAATATTGCCCCGTATTTGATCTACGTGCTGGATCTTCGATTCAATTCGGGGTTTCAGCAGTGCTCAGCTTCTTCTGTATGTATTTCTTCGAAACCGGCGTGATGGTGTGGAATGCTTCAGTTATTGGCGCATTATTGTGGGCCATTTTCCCTCTATCTATCGGTTCTATCAGTCTCTTATTTATGATGATTCGCAAGGGTGCCGCCACCAAAGTAACGAGCTTGCTGTATTTAACTCCGCCAACTACGGCTTTAATGGCATGGTTCTTATTCAAAGAGCCATTTACAGTATTGATGGCAATTGGCCTGTGTTTGACGATGACGGGCGTAGTTTTGGTCAATGCCCGCCAACCCAATACTGTGGCAACCATTGCGGAATAG
- a CDS encoding serine hydrolase encodes MHLNRFWLLVASLFFTFAVLGNASANTSKSKDKPAKTTTKVATQSTKKVVVRSPKTPKTVRVTVTRSTGPVVAAPPSLATALGLRGQHDNLSLKSSVAMVVNQDTKEVYFEKNPSVSLPIASITKLMTAMVVLDSKLPLNETIVINEQDVYIYKHSRLAGGTALSREDALHLALMSSENRAAYTLGRNYPGGIPAFVDAMNRKAKELGMDHSHFADPTGLMSENVSSAEDLTRMLNAAYQYKLIREFSTWPDLTMVIANRPQKFLNTNRLVRSGDMDIGLQKTGFINAAGKCLVMQARVNNTPLLLVFLDSVGTQSRFADAVRVRDWYERMPSGAPPIRRLM; translated from the coding sequence ATGCATTTGAATCGGTTTTGGTTGTTGGTAGCTTCTTTATTCTTTACCTTTGCGGTATTGGGAAACGCGTCAGCAAATACCTCTAAGAGTAAAGATAAGCCCGCTAAAACTACCACCAAGGTAGCCACCCAATCTACCAAAAAAGTAGTAGTGAGGTCTCCTAAAACGCCCAAGACCGTGCGAGTAACTGTGACGCGTTCTACTGGCCCAGTAGTTGCTGCACCCCCATCACTAGCAACAGCGTTGGGATTGCGTGGCCAACATGACAACCTGAGTTTGAAGTCAAGCGTTGCGATGGTAGTTAATCAAGATACCAAAGAAGTATATTTCGAAAAAAATCCTTCAGTGAGCTTGCCAATTGCATCCATTACTAAGTTGATGACTGCAATGGTGGTGCTCGATTCTAAATTACCCCTTAATGAAACCATTGTTATCAATGAGCAAGATGTTTATATTTACAAACACTCTCGTTTAGCCGGAGGAACTGCTTTGAGTCGTGAAGATGCATTACATCTTGCACTCATGTCTTCTGAGAACCGTGCTGCATATACCTTAGGGAGAAATTATCCAGGTGGAATTCCGGCCTTTGTAGATGCAATGAATCGTAAGGCAAAAGAATTGGGTATGGACCATTCTCATTTTGCAGATCCTACTGGATTGATGAGTGAGAACGTTTCTTCCGCTGAAGATTTAACCCGCATGTTGAACGCAGCCTATCAATATAAGTTGATTCGTGAATTTTCTACATGGCCAGATCTCACCATGGTGATTGCAAATCGCCCGCAAAAATTTCTGAATACCAATCGTTTGGTGCGTTCTGGAGATATGGATATCGGTCTGCAAAAAACAGGTTTTATTAATGCCGCCGGAAAGTGTTTGGTAATGCAAGCGCGCGTGAATAACACACCACTTCTATTGGTCTTTTTAGATTCTGTAGGAACACAATCACGTTTTGCTGATGCAGTTCGTGTGCGTGATTGGTATGAACGCATGCCATCTGGTGCGCCACCCATACGTCGCTTAATGTAA
- a CDS encoding IclR family transcriptional regulator — protein sequence MGGMNTSKTVKTSKTTGEVAKTAIQVVERMMNLLDALSEQEESSSLKNLAEQTGLHPSTAHRILNDMVACRLVERGDGGTYRLGLKLLELGNLVKARLSVRDAAQAPMRTLHKVTGETVNLSVRQGDEIVYVDRAYSERSGMQVVRAIGGRAPLHLTSVGKLFLASDDPNQVRAYVTRTGLSGHTRNSITDLSKLETELNLVRKVGNARDNEELELGVSCIAAAILDDTGKLVAGLSLSAPTDRIQADWLRSLQDTALQISKGMGYKPKIGEPGTSA from the coding sequence ATGGGTGGCATGAACACTAGCAAAACTGTCAAAACCTCTAAAACTACCGGAGAAGTTGCAAAAACTGCTATCCAGGTAGTTGAGCGCATGATGAACTTGCTTGATGCGTTGTCAGAACAAGAAGAATCGAGCAGCCTAAAAAATCTGGCTGAACAAACTGGACTTCACCCCTCTACAGCACACCGCATCCTAAATGACATGGTGGCATGTCGTTTAGTTGAACGTGGTGATGGTGGCACCTATCGCCTCGGTTTAAAACTCTTAGAGCTTGGCAATTTGGTTAAGGCAAGATTATCTGTACGTGATGCAGCACAAGCTCCGATGCGCACTCTTCATAAAGTGACCGGTGAGACAGTGAACCTTTCTGTACGTCAAGGCGATGAAATTGTTTATGTTGATCGCGCCTATAGCGAACGCTCGGGAATGCAGGTGGTTCGAGCAATCGGCGGTCGAGCACCCCTTCACCTCACATCTGTTGGCAAGTTATTTTTGGCAAGCGATGATCCCAATCAAGTACGTGCTTATGTCACTCGCACCGGTTTATCGGGTCATACCCGCAACAGCATTACCGATTTAAGCAAACTGGAAACCGAACTCAATCTCGTAAGAAAAGTGGGTAACGCTCGTGACAATGAAGAATTAGAGCTTGGGGTGAGTTGCATTGCTGCGGCTATTTTGGATGACACTGGAAAACTCGTTGCCGGCCTATCACTTAGCGCCCCAACTGACCGTATACAGGCTGACTGGTTGCGCTCCTTACAAGACACCGCCTTGCAAATCTCCAAGGGGATGGGCTACAAACCCAAGATTGGTGAGCCAGGCACTTCCGCCTAA
- a CDS encoding quinone-dependent dihydroorotate dehydrogenase, with translation MIDRYSLLRPWLFCLDPEQAHNLTLKNLDRAQRFGLLQRLVSKPIADPQNLCGIEFPNPVGLAAGLDKDGKHIDSLAALGFGFLEIGTVTPRPQAGNPKPRMFRLPQAEAIINRMGFNNDGVEACVSRVRQSIFWQRGGVLGLNIGKNAITPIEDAASDYIAAMEAVYEIATYITVNISSPNTQNLRALQGEDMLRSLLRSLDDARKRLSDRYGVRKPLFLKIAPDLDQNDIHLIADLLMEFNIDAVIATNTTISREAVTGMQYGEETGGLSGAPVRIASNIVIRALKARLGVQLPIIGVGGILSGADAREKIMAGASLVQLYSGLIYKGPDLVSECAKALRQS, from the coding sequence ATGATCGATCGTTACTCTTTATTGCGCCCTTGGCTCTTTTGCTTAGACCCCGAGCAAGCCCATAACCTCACTTTAAAAAATCTAGACCGAGCTCAACGTTTTGGTCTATTGCAACGATTGGTAAGCAAACCGATTGCTGATCCACAGAATCTGTGTGGCATTGAGTTTCCCAACCCAGTAGGCCTAGCAGCCGGCTTGGATAAGGATGGAAAACACATTGATTCACTAGCAGCTCTCGGTTTTGGTTTTTTAGAAATTGGAACAGTAACGCCACGACCACAAGCAGGAAACCCAAAGCCGCGCATGTTTCGACTCCCTCAAGCCGAAGCGATCATCAATCGCATGGGTTTTAATAATGATGGTGTTGAGGCATGCGTATCCCGAGTGCGTCAATCAATATTTTGGCAACGCGGTGGTGTTCTAGGTTTGAATATTGGCAAAAATGCAATCACCCCAATAGAAGACGCAGCAAGTGATTACATTGCTGCAATGGAAGCGGTATACGAGATTGCCACTTACATTACCGTGAATATTTCATCACCTAATACTCAAAATCTACGAGCCCTCCAAGGTGAAGACATGTTGCGCTCTTTGCTAAGGAGCTTAGATGATGCTAGAAAACGCTTAAGTGATCGCTATGGGGTACGTAAACCCCTCTTCTTAAAAATCGCTCCCGATTTAGATCAAAATGATATTCATCTGATCGCCGATCTGTTGATGGAATTTAATATTGATGCGGTCATTGCCACCAACACTACTATTTCACGTGAGGCAGTAACAGGCATGCAATATGGAGAGGAAACGGGTGGTCTATCAGGCGCTCCGGTTCGAATCGCTTCCAATATTGTCATCAGAGCGCTCAAGGCGCGATTAGGTGTCCAACTTCCCATCATTGGTGTAGGCGGCATCTTAAGCGGTGCTGATGCCCGAGAAAAGATCATGGCTGGGGCCAGTTTGGTTCAACTTTATAGCGGCCTTATTTATAAGGGCCCAGATCTGGTAAGTGAATGCGCTAAGGCGCTAAGACAGTCGTAA
- a CDS encoding arginyltransferase, translating into MTRLKELPLTALQFYATAPYPCSYLPNKTARSQVATPSHLIHADIYNELLNAGFRRSGLYTYRPYCDECKACVATRILVNQFAPTRSQRRAWKKHAGLVASVLNLGYQEEHYQLYQNYQNQRHAGGDMDSDDQDQYMQFLLQSRVNSRIVEYRDGPQDPHPGRLRMVSMIDLLEQGISSVYTFYDASDTTASFGSYSILWQLEQTKELNLPYLYLGYYIKDSEKMSYKAKYQPMEGLIDDHWQALTGS; encoded by the coding sequence ATGACACGGCTCAAAGAACTACCCTTAACAGCGCTGCAGTTTTACGCCACTGCACCCTATCCCTGTAGTTATTTGCCCAATAAAACTGCTCGCTCGCAGGTCGCCACGCCCTCCCATTTAATTCATGCAGATATTTACAACGAGCTGTTGAATGCCGGTTTTCGTCGCAGCGGTCTTTACACCTATCGCCCCTATTGTGACGAATGCAAAGCGTGTGTTGCGACGCGAATTTTGGTCAATCAATTTGCTCCCACACGCAGCCAACGCCGTGCCTGGAAAAAACATGCTGGCCTTGTTGCCTCAGTTCTGAACCTGGGTTATCAAGAAGAGCATTACCAGCTCTATCAGAACTATCAAAATCAAAGGCACGCTGGTGGAGATATGGACAGCGATGACCAAGATCAATACATGCAGTTTCTTTTGCAAAGTCGCGTGAACTCGCGCATTGTCGAATATAGAGATGGACCGCAAGACCCCCACCCTGGTCGCTTACGCATGGTCAGCATGATCGACTTATTAGAGCAAGGTATTTCATCTGTCTATACCTTTTATGACGCATCAGATACTACGGCTAGTTTTGGTAGCTACAGTATTTTGTGGCAATTAGAACAGACCAAGGAACTGAATCTGCCATACCTCTATCTTGGCTATTACATCAAAGACAGTGAAAAGATGTCCTATAAAGCCAAGTATCAACCCATGGAAGGTTTAATCGACGATCATTGGCAAGCGCTGACTGGGTCATAA